The following DNA comes from bacterium.
ATGCAAATAGGTGACTATTATCGCCACGAGGAAGTCAAAAACATTATTGCCGAGCGAATAAACTACAGATTTTCCCACTTGGACGACCCACTCTCCCTTATTGATAATGTGGGTTTGCTCAAAAATTCTGGGGTTCTTCTGAATCTTGCGCTCATTATGCGCGAAAACTCAACCCGCCGCGGCGACATCTTCTACCTTAAAGCCATCTACTACGAAACCAAATTCGAGCGCGAACTGCAACGCGCCCTTTCCGTTATTGCCGAAAAAATAAGTAAAGGTCCTGAGATAGTGAGGTGAAAATGATAAACACGATTCTACAAAAATTAAGAGAGCAATCAATTTTAGTTCCCGCGCTTCGTTCCGTGTTTGTGGGTGACTACCCAGTCCCGGCGGCGCAACTTCCAGCAGCCTTGTTGAAAATCGTAAGGATAGAAAATAACCCTGTCTCAGAGGAAGTGGCGACCATCGCGGCAACCGTTAGCATAGAGATTATATTCACTCCCAAAACAGATGTTTCCGACAGATTAACTCTCACCAAGGAACTGGCTGAGGCGGTATTCATGACTGCCTCATCGCTTGCCATAAAACTAAGAAATATTCACATCAACGCGCAAAAACAAGACAGCGCAAGCATTAATGCAACATTTTCGTGGGCGGAGATGATAAAGTAGCATAAACGGAGGTTATAAATGGCTCAGATCTTAAACGAAAACCAGCTTTTATTTCCAAGCCTTACGAGCAAATTTATACTGTTCGTAAACAATGTTAAAGTCGGTGAGGTTAACCTTCCTGAGTGCGGCGTTACCTATTATCCGCCCGAACCTGTCTTTAGCGGTGACACCATGCAGCAACTAATACGGCTTCGATTCGACTTCCTTGATGGCGACGGAATGGCAGCCATTCGCAAAATTATCAATTTCTGGTATGACGACCCCGAAAACCACACATTGCGCCTCGTAATCCCTGGGGAACCAGGAAATGGATACAAAGTGGTCCCGTACGGCAGATGGCGCGAATGGTTCCTTGACGATGTTCCGCAAGGTTATGGACCAGTTGAGGCGGTCTTCATAACCGATGAACCTCCCGCAATCCCCGAGGCTGACGAATCGGATACGGAACCTTGGGTGGAATAGACCCCAAATGTAAAAACGAAAGCCAATAAATCATATCCAAATTAAAATCTTAACTTTAAACAAGGAGCGCTATTATGGCTAAAAGGTTGATGTTAATAAGGCTCGAAACGGGGCATGCATTGCGCGCTGTCCCTGAAGGTGGCGACCCATACACGCAGGGCACCGATTTTACCGACCACGGCGACGGCGTATATTCGGCACTGCTCGATGCGGGTGTTTATGATATATATTATAAGGATTCTCCGCAGGACACAACATGGACACCGCTGGAACACTTTCAGGGAAGATTCCACCCTACCGATGACATAACTTCAACGCTTGACGACCACGAAACGCGCATAACAAACCTCGAGGCAGACCCACCTCAAACCCCGCAGAATGTGACGATAAAAATCACCACTCAATGCGTGCACATAAAGTGGGACGCTCAGGCTCCGGGGACCATTTACATCGTGCGAGGGGAATACCATCATACCGGTGAACAAATAACGGTGGACGAGAACAGCCGAACACTTTACGCGGGTTATACACCCGAATGTCTGCTTCCCAATGAGCTACGCTTTGCGGACCTTGAGAGCAAACCTTTTGAGAATGTCGTCCTTAGCTTCAAAATCTGGGCACAAAACAGCGCAGGAACATCCACGCCCACAGACAAATTTGACATCGAAATTGACCTGACATCCGAACTCGAAGAATTCTGCGAATCCATATCTTCGTCATGTGAAAAGACAAGTTCGTGCGACTACATTGTAACCCCATGTTCGTTCGTCGCAGGCTTATTCCCAACAACAACCATCGACGAAAACGAACTCCCGACAAACGCTCCAGCAAAAACATTAAGTTTCCCCAGCGACTTGTATCTCATACGAATAGAAATAGAGACCAGGGTTGCGCCCACCTCAGACGCTGACATCTATTTTGCGGACAGTTTCAGCGGAAAACTTTACAAGCTCACTGTTAAATCGGGCGAACGATTTGCCCGAAGCGAGGCTACAGCTACTGGAAATCCGTCCATCTTTGTTCGTAGATATCCCGAAAGCAATCTCATGATCTACTCACCATCACCATCTGGGCTTGAGGATGTCGAAATACGGCTCTGGCTGAGGAGAGTTTAAATTGCTTCGCTAAGTTTGACCACTCCAAACCTTTCCAGCAGCCAACCCACAGCAAACACAAGGAAAATGGGCTCAATGGGTATGCGGTAACGAACGCGGGTAAGATATATCGCATAAATAAACGCAAAAACAATTATGCAGCTAAGAATCAAAATCACCTCACGACTTTTGCGCATACGGAAAATACCCAGAACGCCAAAAATAAAAACCGGAACCCAGCATAAAGCGTAGATTAATTTGTAAAGCCAATCGGGCATGCTAACCTCTGTTATGGGTTTTGGATAGGGACGAAAAAAGTTGGCGAACTTCGCGAGAATAAACGGTATCCCGAAAAGCTTCCTTTCAAAAAGATAGCTGAAACCAAGCCTGCTCAATTCACGATTGCGCTCTATCTCGCCCATTCGTAAATATTTACCCATCTCATTTATCCACGGCTTGCTTGACAACGGAACATATGACGACGGTGTCGCATCAGGATGATTAGCAGCGACAAGCACTTCCCCGCCACCCGTTGATAACGGAATGAAAACACCGAATCTGTTGTAATTTCTTACAACCCATGGACCCCAGACGAGCAAAAATCCCAGAACGACCCACAAAGCAAACTTCGCCCGGTTTGCAACCCTGAAAAAAAGAAACGCAAATGAAACAATAAAAAAAGCAATGAATGTGGGCACTGTGAGAACTCCAACGCCGAAGATAATCCCAAAAAGTAAGTACTGCCAAAAATTCTCGCGGTGCGTGCGATAAGCGTCAATAACCAAGTTGAGCACCAGAAGAATTATCAGCGATAAAATGAATTGCGGATAAAGAAGCAAGGAAATGTAAACTATAGGCGGATACACAGAATAAACGAGCGCCGTCCAAGCCGCTACTTTCTCGCTATGGAAAATAACTTTGGAAAGCCTGTAAATAAGCAGCACACCCGGCAAAATGAAAAAAATCTGAAAAACTCTTGCGCAAGTCAAACTCCAGCAAAAGTGAAGAGGAATAGAAAGGAAAAGTGGGTACATGGGCGTCACCCTTGCGGTAAAGTGATTCACTATAAAAAGCCCCATCCCTGCCGACAGCGACTTTGCGAGCTGAAAGTAAAATCTCTCGTCGTTGTATAAAAAATTCTTCGCATCAAGAAGCCATAGCGCCGCAAAGCGAATCAGCAACCCCAGCACAAGCGCCAAAATAAGGATTTTTCGCTCTTTAGTCATTGTAAAATTAAGGTTGCAAGAAGAATAAAAGTTTCATCGGCTGGTAATGTCAAGGCTATAAACACTGCGTAATATGATTTACCACACTCACTGTGAGTTTCCCTGAGAATTCCCGTTTCCGTTTATGTGGTTTTCTATGGAGTTTTTGAACACGCGATACATTATTATGTTAAGCCACCTTAGTCTTTTTGGTCCACGGGTTACTTTGTAAAGCGCGACACCGAGAGGCAATGCTCTTGCCTCGTAAACCCAGCTTAACGGTATCTGAGCTGACCAGCGCGCCAAACCTGTTATAAGAAACAAAACCTGCTCTGGATACAGATGATATCCGAAAAAGTTCATTGGCTTGGGCAAGAAAACGCCCGAAAGAAAGGCGGATGTCGTCATTGCAAGTCCCGAGATAGCCGCAAAAACGCCCGAATAAACCTGCTTTTTCTCCTCAGGAGCGATAGCGAGCACGAAGTTTTGAGCAACTATATTAGCCCCCGCCCACATGAACCCTGAAGAGGCAGCCTCAACAAAAAGCATCCAGTAATTCTTGGGGGTAGCAAAAAGCCATACAAGCGGATTTATACCACCGAAAATTATCGCGAGCCTCATCGCAGTTTTGTTGCCGAACCTGTCGATAAAATGCCCCCAGAAACGCAGCGTGAAAAACGATGTTATAGCGCTTACAGTGCCGTAAACTTGGATCTCAAGAAGAGACATCCTAAGCGTTCGCATCATAAACGGTGCCCAGAAAGGCGAGGCTATACCAACAGCGAACATCCACCATATCGAATAAAGTGCTAATCTGCGGAAATTGCTATCCCGGAGAGGTTCCTTTAGTGTCCTGAAGAATGGATGTTTATTGTTAACTGGCGGGGAATCTGGCTGGTGCTTTATTACGAAAAGCCAAAGTATGTTCACAAGCCCGGCAACGAAAAATATAATCGCCAGCGCATAAAACCTATTCTCAGGAGCAAGAAACGAAGGATTGCCAAGCCATGCTTTTATTCTTTCGGCTATAGCGCCGCCATTGGGGTCGAAAAGGTCATAGAATGTGCTGAAAATGTATCCCACGATCATCCCTGCAAGCATTAGATAGCGGTTTCTCATCGAGAAGAACCTGCCGCGAATCCTTAGTGGAATCATGTCAGCTATCCATCCTGTCCAGATGTTCGCCGCCGACGCCTGAGTAGCGGTAGTTATTGCAAGAATAAACAGTGCCACAAATAAAGCCGCAGGCTTTGGCAAAAGAAACGGCAACATTCCAAAAAGAAACGGCGCCGTCCGAGAAAGACCGATTATCCACAT
Coding sequences within:
- a CDS encoding glycosyltransferase family 39 protein; the protein is MTKERKILILALVLGLLIRFAALWLLDAKNFLYNDERFYFQLAKSLSAGMGLFIVNHFTARVTPMYPLFLSIPLHFCWSLTCARVFQIFFILPGVLLIYRLSKVIFHSEKVAAWTALVYSVYPPIVYISLLLYPQFILSLIILLVLNLVIDAYRTHRENFWQYLLFGIIFGVGVLTVPTFIAFFIVSFAFLFFRVANRAKFALWVVLGFLLVWGPWVVRNYNRFGVFIPLSTGGGEVLVAANHPDATPSSYVPLSSKPWINEMGKYLRMGEIERNRELSRLGFSYLFERKLFGIPFILAKFANFFRPYPKPITEVSMPDWLYKLIYALCWVPVFIFGVLGIFRMRKSREVILILSCIIVFAFIYAIYLTRVRYRIPIEPIFLVFAVGWLLERFGVVKLSEAI
- a CDS encoding MFS transporter yields the protein MIKLRKERDNSDLRKTIVYSTASGILASIYTNLGGGTFLVKYVLELGAKPFHLGLMTSIVQLSQVFQALGVFVLQIFKSRKKSVMWIIGLSRTAPFLFGMLPFLLPKPAALFVALFILAITTATQASAANIWTGWIADMIPLRIRGRFFSMRNRYLMLAGMIVGYIFSTFYDLFDPNGGAIAERIKAWLGNPSFLAPENRFYALAIIFFVAGLVNILWLFVIKHQPDSPPVNNKHPFFRTLKEPLRDSNFRRLALYSIWWMFAVGIASPFWAPFMMRTLRMSLLEIQVYGTVSAITSFFTLRFWGHFIDRFGNKTAMRLAIIFGGINPLVWLFATPKNYWMLFVEAASSGFMWAGANIVAQNFVLAIAPEEKKQVYSGVFAAISGLAMTTSAFLSGVFLPKPMNFFGYHLYPEQVLFLITGLARWSAQIPLSWVYEARALPLGVALYKVTRGPKRLRWLNIIMYRVFKNSIENHINGNGNSQGNSQ